A portion of the Bactrocera neohumeralis isolate Rockhampton chromosome 2, APGP_CSIRO_Bneo_wtdbg2-racon-allhic-juicebox.fasta_v2, whole genome shotgun sequence genome contains these proteins:
- the LOC126751464 gene encoding uncharacterized protein LOC126751464 → MRFAAATWLTAPPPTTTAPHGRARVPSLLPLATRVTTFPAPSFATPTPLPTVLDGWATLPLPLLPSLRDDPVRAAAFTVVAPKELPPQHPLPPWTPPTLRGDPARATTFSAEATLALPPQLPLPPSVPPTLRGDPARATTFSTEATVALPPQLSLPPSLPFSLRGDPKRALLRGGDFTAPVVSPSPPDVESSTTVEAADSPLPARAFVLLFRPGGISLPN, encoded by the coding sequence ATGCGCTTTGCAGCCGCCACATGGCTGACTGCCCCAcccccaacaacaacagctcccCATGGAAGAGCCCGCGTTCCCTCTTTATTGCCACTCGCGACACGAGTGACAACTTTCCCAGCGCCCTCCTTTGCGACGCCCACTCCTTTGCCCACCGTACTAGACGGATGGGCAACGCTCCCACTACCGCTACTTCCCTCGTTACGCGACGACCCCGTACGCGCAGCCGCTTTCACGGTGGTGGCCCCTAAGGAACTCCCACCACAACACCCGCTCCCTCCCTGGACACCCCCTACGTTACGCGGCGACCCCGCACGCGCAACCACCTTCTCAGCGGAGGCCACGTTGGCACTCCCGCCACAACTCCCGCTCCCTCCCTCTGTACCCCCTACGTTACGCGGCGACCCAGCACGCGCAACCACCTTCTCGACGGAGGCCACGGTGGCACTCCCGCCACAGCTCTCGCTCCCTCCCTCGCTTCCGTTCTCCTTACGCGGCGACCCCAAACGCGCCTTACTCCGCGGTGGAGACTTTACCGCTCCCGTCGTTTCCCCCTCGCCGCCCGACGTGGAGTCATCCACGACTGTGGAAGCGGCGGATTCTCCGCTTCCAGCGAGGGCCTTCGTCCTCCTCTTCCGTCCAGGAGGTATCTCGCTTCCCAACTAA